Proteins found in one Triticum urartu cultivar G1812 chromosome 4, Tu2.1, whole genome shotgun sequence genomic segment:
- the LOC125552657 gene encoding ras-related protein RABF1, with protein MGCSSSVPARSTGGLNNINGSSSAADSNDLRAKLVLLGDSGVGKSCIVLRFVRGQFDPTSKVTVGASFLSQTLALEDSTIVKFEIWDTAGQERYAALAPLYYRGAAAAVVVYDITSPESFKKAQYWVKELQKHGSPGIVMVLVGNKADLHESRSVPSQEAQEYAEKNSMLFMETSAKTSDNINQVFEEIAKRLPKPTAS; from the exons ATGGGCTGCTCCTCCTCCGTGCCAG CTAGAAGCACTGGAGGGCTGAACAATATCAACGGTAGCTCTTCTGCTGCTGATTCAAACGACTTGCGCGCCAAG TTGGTATTGCTCGGAGATTCTGGTGTTGGAAAAAGCTGCATCGTTCTTCGGTTTGTCCGCGGTCAGTTCGATCCAACTTCCAAG GTAACTGTTGGTGCATCATTTTTATCACAAACATTGGCGTTGGAGGACTCTACAATAGTGAAGTTTGAAATCTGGGATACTGCTGGACAAGAGAG ATATGCTGCCTTGGCACCTCTTTACTACAGAGGAGCTGCTGCTGCGGTTGTTGTCTATGACATAACTAGTCCAGAATCATTCAAGAAAGCACAATATTGGGTGAAG GAACTTCAAAAACATGGCAGTCCTGGTATTGTCATGGTTTTGGTTGGTAATAAAGCTGATCTACATGAAAGTCGTAGTGTACCTTCTCAG GAGGCACAAGAGTATGCAGAGAAGAACAGCATGTTATTCATGGAGACGTCCGCAAAAACATCTGATAATATAAATCAAGTATTTGAG